A stretch of DNA from Anopheles ziemanni chromosome 3, idAnoZiCoDA_A2_x.2, whole genome shotgun sequence:
CACAAGGCGTATTGATGGATGTCATCTCGACCGTACAGGCCACGTGTGCCGACGGTTTACCCTCCGGGTTGGCAAACTTTCGCTCCTCGCCCGTCACCAGATCGCACGGTGTGCCCCGCTGGTTGCTCTTGTTGTACACCTCGCTGGCAAGCAGCTTCAGTGGGCCACAGTAAACGCCCGATTTGGCCGTTAGGAAGCGCTCCATGGCGTGGTACGTTTTGCCGGAGTTGGTCGGACCGGAGTGGAATATCACCTTCCGGTTCATGCCCCGCGCGCTCGGGTACCAATTGGCCGGCTGCCGGAGGTCGGagattttcttcaaatcatcCATACACTCCAGGTGGGGGAAGATTTGTTTAACGTGCCGCAGAAAGTACGGAAATATGTCATCCACATGGCCCGCACCTTGGAGGATGTCGCTGAGCACGACGTGTAGATCGGCCGGCAGGGCGTCCGTTTCGAGGCAGTACTTTCGAAAGCTTACAAAGGCTTGCTGTTGTAGGTTGGCTGCAAAGAAGGAAACATGTTTCACTGCTGAACATATCACTTTTCTCCCAGAAAGGAGAACTATTTCGCAACTTACAGTCGATACCATTTTCGAGGCAGAGAAATTTGATTTCCTTACGATTGCTAAACTTCAGTATCACTTTCAACATTTCCGCCTTGTCGAGTGTGCCCGTGAGTTCGGCCCCGACATTTATATCGTCCGGGTTTGGCCGGATGGGAATGGGGGTAAACAAGCGAGTTTCATCTTTCTTCCCCCGGCACGGAATCGTCACATTTGTACCGCCCGGCAGCAATATCCTCTGGACACCGATGGTGCCGCGTGCGACCTGCACAGAATTCAACAACGTTCGACAGCATCTCGTCAGTCGGTGCCcgtttatcaacattttagaACCGTATGGCGCATTAATGATCTATTCCACTCGCGATTGTGTAATTCAAACCAAGAAGCGAGCCGGCTAAAATATCATAACACTACGTTTGATTCGAAACGCGATTTCCCAAGCTTTCTGTTTGCACGTGTGTTGACAGAACGGCCCAAGGCTGGCGTACTGGCAGGTTGGCATAAATTGTACTTAAGAAGCAAGGAGGGAAATCAACAGCTTCTtgtgtttaaataatttttctaaaatcCGTTTTAACTTTCTCACCTTTGTATTCGACTTTACACATTTTTTGGGTAGTCCAAAAATCCATAAATATCTTTCCAATCAAAAAATCTCTTCCACAACCACCCTGTGGCAAACGAATCTCCACCCGCGATATGTCAAAATCCCTGCAAATGCCAACACCTGACTACTCTAAACATTCTTTCACATGAAtcataacaaaacaataatatcGGTAGTTGGCTGTGAAGAAGCTGTAAAACGGAAGgtcaaagaaattaaaaacgcaAATTTTAGTTCATAAAACTATATTTATTGAACTTTAGCACTATCTGTGATTGGTGCTCCGTGAAgttatcatttttttccaatcgtACAATCCGTCAGTATGGGATTATTCGGTAAATCGCAGGAACGAAACCCGAAAGATATGGTGAGTGTGTGATGTACTGGTGAGgggacgaacgaacgaaacgtaaataagattttattttatactgcTTGTGGTAGCCTCTAAACAGGTAGTGATTTGTGGATAGATCAACAAAATGCATTACAGTTCTTGATAATCTGTTCAAACTATACCACAGAAGTTccccgtttgatttttttgttccgtTGGATATGTTTACACAACAGTGGTAAAACTCTTCCGATCTTACTCAACTTCTTTTTTTCAGGTCCAAGAATGGTCATCCAAGCTGCGCAAAGAATCATACGCACTCGACCGACAGATACGATCCATCCAGCGCGAGGAGGAGAAAATCAAACGGTCCCTCAAAGAGGCGGCCAAAAAGAACGAGAAAGAAGTTTGCACAATTCTGGCAAAGGAATTAATACGATCACGCAAGGCAACCAATAAAATCTACACCAGCAAGGCACACATCAACTCGGTGCAGCTGCAGATGAAAAACCAATTGGCCACGGTGCGTGTCGCGGGCTCGCTCGCCAAATCGACCGAGGTGATGCAGGCAATGCAGGCGCTGGTGAAGCTGCCCGAGGTAGCCGGGGCAATGCGCGAAATGTCCAAGGAGATGATGAAGGCCGGCATCATCGAGGAGATGATCGACGAGACGATGGAATCGCTCGAGGACGTCGAAGAGATGGAGGAGGAGGCGCAGAAGGAGGTCGACAATGTGCTGTGGGAGATAACGGCCGGCAAGCTCGGCGAGGCGCCGGCCACACCGCTCGCCAACCCGACGAAGGAGGAACCATCGACGTCGCGGGtcgaggaagaggaggacgaAGAGGAGGACATGAAGGAAATGCAAAACCGATTGCAGGCACTCCGTTCGTGAAAGGTGACCGGCAGCGGTTAAAAATAGGCACCTCCTACAATGAGCCCAATTTATGTGTATTGCTTAAACACTTAACTGTTCGTGAATcgtttatttgtatttgtattaaCACCGTCACCCCCCAACTCTCAAGTGAGCGAACTAGATTAATAAACTTATATCCTGCAAGGACCTTCTTCCTATATAGATAACgttgaaccaaaacaaaacaaaaattgttctATTTACCTGTTGTTCGAATTGCTGCTTGGatggaaagtaaataaaaccgaGTATTCAGGATCGAAACACGTGTCGCCCCATCTGCACCCCCCCGAATCAATGCAATCGACACCACCTGCATTTTGTATcagtttctttctttatttattactGCAACAAATGCCATAAAATACTTAGATttcgtttgttcgttattTGCATGTTTTGAGTGAGAAAATGTGAATGTCCTGGTTCGAGACTGTATCGCACCATCTGGTTCCCAGATAGCTCAAAGAAAGGCGATGGCCGATCATCCTACACCGGGTTTACCGTGTTACCTAGCAACCCGACAACCGTACACCGGTCGGTGCCTGCTACACTGTTCACTTTCGTATTTCTCCATATTTGTTGTATACTCATTTCCCCTACACACAACACGTGTCACGCCATtcattctgtttgtttgtggtttaaAAACTCTTAGCACTTGCTACCTATAGCTCGGTTGGCACCACGTGGCATCTTCCATGTTGTCCATGTCGATGATACCACACCCTCATGTTCCTCTCTTAACGGTTATTGCTTCCAGTTCCGGCCCGTCTTCTGTCCTTTCCCGTATCACGGTCCGGGTTTTCCAATTGAAtacaaaatacaaacacaAATCCTAACAACGAAGTATGAGAAATTACACCCATTTATATTCTGTCTAAAAAGAGTGATACACAGACGTACCTATACCAAATATGCATATTTTCACAGTCTCTGCAAAAGGAAATGCACGCCACACTAAGCCTTACCACCGGAGAAGGGAAAGCCTAaggtagtttttcttttcgcttgcCTTTGTTGTTGGATTTTAACTTCCGCCCGTGCGGGGAGCAGGGAGCCATACCGTTTCCGTAAATTGGGAGAGTTTGTACAGGCTAAAGGCCTTaactttattgtttgttttgcttcgttgCGATGATTATAATGATACAGCTTCACCTTACTGCCTTCGCGAATTTACCTGCTCTTTCTCGTTTCGGTTAaagttttgattttgattCATATCTTCACGTTTTCTCCCATTATATGCCCTTGTCTTTAGTTAATCATGTTTTAAAACCGCTTTTCAACCGGCACTTTCCTGTTTCGGTCCTCATCTAACTACCCTTTTTCGCACACAccattgatgaaaaaaaaaacacgacacAGAAAGTGATGAAACCTATTgctctatatatatatatttatctgtttttttttatttcggtttTTCATGCTCAGCGGCAATGTGTCGCAATGGGAGCACAATGCGATGACGGGGAGTCGGAGTGATCCTACCGTGGGCGCTTAAGGGGTTTCAAGGGACCTCTGGCTAAGAAAACCACCAACGAGATCATTTGTGGGGAAAACAGTCTAGAGCTTTACACATTAGTCATCCCCCTCCCAGCTTCCCGTTCCTTATCACACTGCGACACGTGAGACCGGGACtcgaaaacgaaaagcaaacgCACACCGAAAATGATGAGATAACAGGCTTGGTTGTTTGGttaaaaaatatctaaaaatcacattgtgtcctCTCGTGTTCGGCATTCTAATAGTCCCTTCCGACTCGATCTAACCCTTGGTGGCTTATACTATTCTGTTCTAGTGTATGTTTTTCGTCACTCACTTTAGCTCTTCGATTCATGCAAActcttctttttccttttcattatctaTACGCTGCTGTATAATGTGAGTTCCATTTCAGTCGGTGTGCATAACATGGAAGAAGTGAGTAAAAAAGGAGTTACAACATTTATGATTTACCTATATGTGTGTAAATCGAAATCATGCTAAAGAGCTTGAATTGAGGTCACAAAATGGTAAAGGAAATCGCGCTCGCTTCGAACCGTTCGGCCATatatatttaatttgaacataTAACATGAATGAAAAAGCGATGTATTGCTAGCACGTCGTGCCCGCTGTATGAGTATTattcgaaaaaacaaaagaaaggatAGTACAAACGAACCACTTCGCATTTATTGTGTACCACGTGTGGCCGCGCTTCACGACGATATGATCTTTCTCGACTccaaaaaaaccacacaaactTACGTTGCAAGCTTAAATAATTcatgcattttgttttaacattACATTTAAGATGCATTTTCGTCTCCAGCTTGCGCAAGAATGTTACAGTTCCTCATCATTGcctttcaaaatatttacacACATAACGAGGTGGCTTCCAACGAAGAAATTGGTTTCCTCTGCACGTCTTTCGCTAAGCAAACGCACGCAATAATTACGGCGGGCATTATAATGAATTTAAATAGCCTTCCGCAAGCTACCGGTTTTCAAAACCCGACAATCGGACTTGGTGTTCTTAGTGCTGGTTAACACGCCACAATGTGTAAAGTAACAAACCAGAAATTCTCCACGAGATCCATTCAACCcaagaaaaccgaaaccggtAGTGGATGATTATAGCATGATATACattcgtattttgttttttcttcccaattTTCTTCGCTTTGTTAAAACAGAGATCCCCCGCAAAACTTTGTTAATACATTTCACAACACGCTAAAACTGGGGATAGCTGACCTGACCGATGTGATGATATAATTATGATGTGATGAACGTCGATGAAGATGAAGAGATTTTAACGGgcgcaaaacgatagatagtTTCGCGGCCGCGCACTTTGAACTACTGTGAGAGACAGGCGAATTTTGAGAGCGCGAAAATGATGGATTCTTGGAACTAAATAAGATACACCGCAAACGGATTGTAGATGTCTTGCAGAGGATTCGGTATCGCTTGTTAAAGCGGAGGTCGAAAAagaggttaaaaataaaacaagcctGTCTTGATGTAACGTTTCCTAATTGGACACATTCCGGGTTTAGTTTGCCATGCCCTACAGCTACCATTATTAGCTTTATAATTAATTACTCATTAGAATTATTGTTATCGCTTATCTTTGCCGATACGTTGCTAGTCTCAGACtctatgtatatatatatgtatatatgtatatgCTCACAAGTTGTCCGCCCGTAACCTTCTGGTAGACAACGTTAATCAACAATCCGcatgttttccactttcctcTCTAGCATTTAGGATGCTTCAACAAAGGCAAAGCATCATTCATCATCACAAGTTGGGTTCGTTCGGTTTGTTGCAACGTTACTCCAATCGGGAGCGTGTCTTACTCGAAGCTTCACCTCTTGCCGACTTCCCATTCTTCCAACCACCCTGCATTCCCACCGGCCATACTAGAAATATCCATTGCCCAGACCgggtgtatttttgttttgtctcagtataagcaccttataaagcCTACTATGTTTtacatgttccgatgttctgtGTTGGCGTTTCGGGTTGGTAAGGAATCGTTCGTTCTCGCATACGCATGTACAGGCTATTGAATATATGTTTTATATACAGCTATCTGGGTGTTGGCTCTGCTTACGCTTAGTCTTAGGTTCCTTCGGATGTTCTATCGACGAGCGTCGTGGGTTTCCTAACGTTACTAATGCACTTGCGACGGCAAGACCTGCCGATTGACCAGGAGGAGAGTGTTGGAGGCCACCTGAAGCATGTGTGGAGGGGAGAGAAGGTTAGAAACCGTCTTACTTCAAGatggcaaaaaaagaaacggtgGAAGGCATACCTGTCGGGAGCCGGACTAGAAGCGAGAGCACAGCTGCCCTGTTCCCTTCGCAGGGCTCAAGCGCGATAGGGCTTGGTGAATCCTACAAAAGAACAGTAATTTAAATGCTTCCTAGTAAAATGAGGCTTCCTTCTCATTGGCACCCGTTTCTTACCTTTTTACGCTTTCGTGGCGCGGCAGTAATATTCTCTACCGCGGGCGATAGTTCGTTGTACTCTCTGCTTTCGATCTCCACCAGAacctacaaaacaaaaagaattaTCAATTAATCTCGCTCGGTTCATTGGACAAACAAGAAATATTATTGTAAAGCGGTAacgaaatatgtttatttgtaAGTCAAAATCCATAACCATGAGTTCCGCATGATGCTTACCTGAGAAAATGGCCTCGAAGCCATCTGTTCCATTTCGACGAACAGCCGCTGGCGGCGTCGGAACATGTCGTAATGTTGCTTAATCTTCCATAGAATGGCCGCCATCACGAGGAGTAGAAGGAAGCATCTGTACAATGCGAACATCGACAAAAAGAAGAGAGACAATTAATAATGTAAGAACATACGGAAACGCTCCCCATAGGTTCGCTTTCTTACGTTGAGAAGGTTATGAAAAACTGTTGCAGATTCAGCTTCGGATACTGTGAGAAGGCGATCTGTATCCAGAGCGGCGGCTGGAAGTCGTACACGTACACGTAGAACGTGGTGAGAGTGATGTTGTCCTCGATGCCGAAGTGGTGCTCGGCCTTCGAGAAGCGATAGCGGAAGGTGGAACAGTTGACGCCCGCAAACAGGGGCTTCTCGATGCCACCCGCCGTGCGGATGGTGATGTTCATGCGGGCCGCCACGCTGCACGTGATGCTGAAGTCGGCATCGATGTCCGGCTTGACGGGCGAGTTGCGGAAGTTGATCTGCGTGAAGTGCCGGTCCTCCTTCTTCGACAGGTTGAACGTGAACTGGTAGTCGATCGTGAGATCGTAGTAGCACGAGCCGCGGCTCGGGTCGCCATGGTAGTGGTTCGTCGCGTCACACTTCTCGCAGTGGTCTCCGGCCAGCCCTTTGGTGCTGCAGAAGCACTTGCCCGTCTCGCTGTGGCAGTACTGCGCCTGCCCGTTGCACTCGCACTTCTGACAGACGCCCCCattgaccgggttgccccagTAGCCGGGCTTGCACTTGTCGCAGTTGGCGCCCACCGTCAAATCCTTGCACGGCTGAGTGCACGTCTTCGAGTCGGGGCAGGTACTGTGACCGTTGCACTGGCAGCTTGGGCAGTGCGTAAAGTGCCACCGTTGCGCCGGGCAGTCCTCCTCGTCGTGTGCACCACTGTCCCCGCCCGGCAAACAGCGACCCAGGCCCGTCATGGACCCATCGTCACACCATCCGCATGCCGGATCGTCCCGGCATTGGGCGCACGTCCGATAGAAGCCGCACTGGCTCTTGCCGCTCGATGCCGCCCGACACTTGTTCGAGCCCGTCGTCCACTCGCGGCACTGGCCGTACGGGAAACTGGCCGTGTAGGCATTCTTATCCACGCAGCGCTGCTCGTTCTGGCACCAGATGCACTCCTCCTGCGTGCAGTTGCCGCACGAGGTCAGCCCGGAGCAGGCCGGCGGGCAGGCGTCGTTCAGCGCGTCCCCCGACTTGTTGCCACTGTACTGGCACTTGCTGTGCTCGTAGTCCCAGTGGCACACGCTGAAGGCCGTGCAGGCATGGCAGCCGTGCAGCTGCGCGCAAGGATCATTTACTGGGCAGTCCTTGAGCGCCTTGGTGGGGTAGAAGTCGGCCCGGAACGTATACGATACGTCCGGGCACTTTTCCTTCACGCAGATACCCTTCCCATTGCCAATGCCGCAGAACATGCACCCGTACGCGGTCGACACGCACGCCTGGCACGTCGTCAGCTGGCTGCACAGCTCGTAGTCCATTAGCACCTGCTGCGTCAGCACCAGTCGGCTCTCCTTCGGGCACACCTCGAAGCTCTCCTGGTCGCGATCGAACAGGCTCTCGCGATCAACGCTCGCAGCCGGCAGGCACTTGCTCTTCTGAATGTCCCAGACGCACTTCACGCCCGGGCGCGCATTCAGACACTGCTCGGACCGATTGAACGCCCGGCAGTCGCCCGGCGTAAACTTGAGCATGTCGTTGATCATCTGCCCATCGAACCCGCCGTAGATGTAGAGCGAACTCTCAAACACGACCGCCGAGTGGCCGAAGCGGGCCAAATCGGCGTACAAGTCCTCGGGCATCGGCTGCGTGTGCCACGAGTCGCACACCACGTCGTACACCATGAGGTCGCGCGAGTAGCACTTCGCACCGAAGCTGTGCGATGTGTCGTTGTGCGTGTTGCCACCGAACACCATCATCAGGCCGGGCGTGACAAAGTTGGCCGTGTGCAGGAACCGCGCCGTCGGTGCCTTCTCCAGCAACTTCCACAGGCGGCTGTGCGGTTCGTAGCTGAACAGCTTGTTGCTTAGCAACTGCGAACTGTCGCTCTCCGAGACGATGCCGCCGTACACGTAGATTCGCTCGCGCAACGGATCATAGGCGGCCGAGTGACCATAGCCTCCCTTCACCGGGTAGCCGCGCGTCTGGACGATTTTCCACTCGCGCGTCCCAAAGTTAAACTCCTGCACCGTGTTGAGGTAGCCGAACTGCGGCGAGTGGCCAAATATCACCACCATCTTCTGCGCACTGCCGCCACCGCCAGTCAGTGCCTTCTTGCCACCACCGCCAGCCTGGTCGTAGTTCGTCACCAGCGTGGCCGTGTGACCCGCCGAACGCAACGGGCCACACATTTCGTACGTATCGTTGCACTGCTCCGACTTGACGGTGATGTTTTCCCACACCTTCGCACTCACATCGAACGCCCACAGCTCCCCACACACACCTCGGCCCTCAATGACGCCGCCATACATGAAAATCTTATCGCCAAAGATCACCGTCGACGCTCCGTACCGCATCTCGGGTGTCGGCTTGCTCTCCGTGTGAGCCGTCTCCCACACCTTGCCGTTGAAGTCGTACATGTACAGCAGGGCCTCCGCCTTGCCGTAGCTCTCGCCCGCGATCACGTACAGCGTGTCGCGGAAGACGGCGGCCACGTGTGAGGCGCTACCGGGCGGCGTGAAGCCCTCCGTTTCGCCGGCATCGATCGCCGTCCAGGTACCGAGGGCTACCTCCTGCGAACAGTCGTTCCCGGTGTAGCCCGGGGTACAGATGCACCGCTGCTGCACCTTGTCGCACACGCCGCGCCCTAGATGTGCCGAGCAGAAGCGCGGGCAGCGCGGAATATTGCAGGCCGGCCCAGTGAACCCGGCCGTGCAGTTGCACTCCCCGTTCCAGCAGTCACCGTTGCCGGAACAGTTGAGCGACGAGTCGTTTGTGGGGCACGCATTCACCTGATACGAGATGTTGAAGCCGGACATATTGTACGCATCGTCGCTGAAGAAATGCAGCAGCGCCGACCCCGAGTGGGCGAAAACTTCCGGTATTCGGCGGATGGTAAAGTTCTTCCGGTACATCAGCCCGCTGAACACGGCCAGCAGTGGGGATTCGACGGAATCACCGTCGTACACGTACAGGTGGTCCCAGCCGCACTCGGTGGCAAACTCCTCCAGATGCAGCCGTATGACCGAGGGGCGGACGGGCCCATTGGTCACCTTGTCGGCAACGCTGTTGTGGTCCCGGGCATCGATCAGCCAGCTGCATTTCACACCGATCGAATAGTTTCCGAGCCCATCGTGGATGCTACCCGATGGTTCCGTCAGTCTAAAAtacaataaagaaaatattccattttatagATCGATTCTGTCGGAATTTTATTGTTCATCAAAAGACAATTTCTtgatgataaacaaaacaaatttgcttattggcaaggaaaaacatgttgtataCATTAGAAAGGTAGAGGAACATACATGAACAACAATTCCGAGAAAACGATTCGGGAGGCATTAGCATATTTACTATCTGTTGGGTCGGTCAGTCTCTCCCCGAACGGAGCGTAGTTGtccgttttccgtttcccaAGTGGTTAAACACTCTTATGGTCTTCCTCCTACCCTCCATCTGCATATATAGGTCATAAATGCTAGACATAATTATCACAATCGGACACCCACAGTGAAGTCAGATTGTTTTTCTCATTGCCCGGCGCTTGCTGGCCACACGCAACGATCTACATCATGCTGATATCATATCACCTTGTTGGCAATAGCGGAACAGCGTAGACATAGCCTTTTTGGCGTCTTGTGCGCCGTTATTCACAAATAATAAGAAACGCGGGGAGATAAAGAGATGAAACGAGGGCCCCAAACTTTCGGCGTAATTTCAACGGCACAAGTTCAGTGCTGGAGAGGGAGGCGGGCGCTACGATAAGACGCATTCTTCATGATGATCCGCACGTAAATCGGATCCaccggaaacaaaaaatatataacgaatagaaaaaaaagctatTGCGAGAAGGAGGAGAACTCTACACAACCTAATTTGGGGCCAATTTTAAAGTTCGCCCGACGCAGCACCCGAATGGCTGGAGCGTAGCATGAGAACGTATGAATGGCCAACGAAAGGAGGTGACCATTGAATGTAATTccgtttctcttttttatgcGTAACTGGAGTGGTTGAAACTGGAAGCATTCGTCATCGTACCGCCGACAATTGCAGtaggcaaacaaataaaacaagttcATAACAGCTGTTTAAAATGTAGCAAATGATGCATTgtagaacaacaaaaaacatttacaaatcaATACATGCAATCGCGTAGGATCCTTGGATGCtcgtgatttttgttttgttcgtgcACGCTTTACCACGGCCAACTTCTATAATCAGATTAAGCAATTGCAGTGACATCGGAAACTGCCTGCTTCATGCGTTCGTTCGATGCCGTTTCGAATACAGGTCACTGGGACGGGGCTACTACCGGAGGCACTCCACGGGTGCTTCATGCGGAACAGGTTTTGCTAAACTTACCTAACTTTACCGCCACAGAACTGGCACTCGGAACCCTGCCAGCCGTCCGGGCAGACGCAGGTTCCATTTTTGCAGACACCCCCGTTCATGCAGCGTACCTCCGCGCACTTGCCATTGATTTCGGTCGAGCCACCGGCCAGCACCCCATGGCTCGATACGACCGTCGTGCCGAGGTGACAGGAAAAGGCTAGCAGCACCAGCAAGAGACGGCCCAATTCAACCGTCCCGACCGACGGCGCAATGGTACATTTTCTTCTATACTTGGATTTGTGCAGcagataaacaaacatttgcagATATTCGAGCGGCATTCCGCTTCGCTGCGTTCCCGGAAGACCACTCCACTTTCGACCGAGATTCGTCCGACGGATCTCCGGTGGTCGCAGCACTCGCCGTGCACCTACTCCCGGACACGAAACAACGCCACAAACACTCGAACACGGATCGTCTGTGCCACCGTATGGCACACTGTCGCTGCACACGACCGAACACGCACAGCAGAGCCCCCTCTGCTCGAGGTTGTCCGGAACCTAATaggtttcaaaacaaaaagaggcgACCGTGTGCCTGCGCTCAGAGGACTGTTTGTGGCACTTTTCGAGGCTCGGACGTCGCTCTATCTGCTATATCGACGACGGGATTCCACTTCCCGAATCGTACACAATGCACCATACTAACACTGCCGCACTTAATGCCAATAGTAGCACCAGCAGGCGAAAGGGCGAAGAAGACTCCGTCCGTTCCACTACCCAACACACGATCGAACACTGGAAATCTCAGTCTTTTTGCACAGGGAATGTGAATGCAGAGGATTCACTGCGCTTCTAGCTTCCCGTCCATTGTGGCCAGCCTGGTGGATATCTCACATTGTGCCAGGCGCACACAGCTGGGTCGTAcaccaacgaacgaacgaactatTTCGCGACGTTTTAGGATGCGATTTATTATTCGGCTGAAGTGGATTTCCTTCTCTTTTTAATTCGTTTCTTTCTTCAcgacttttccctttttgacAACGGAGAGTTTTGACGAAACTGACAGTGCTGGTTGTCAGCAAGACAAAAACatttaccaaaacaaaaagttgcaAGCACCTTGGTCACAATTCGGAATTTCTAGTTCCTGGACCGATTTGAGCCACAGACCCCTCAAATTAAAGCTCTTTTTAATACAACCTACTATGCACGACGAAGGTTTTTCCATGTTTCTaagtatttacaaaaaaataataataactgaGAGATGTAGAAACCTttgaaagcaaaaagaaagttGACAGCGAGCTGTCATTCTCGAAGCAACGTCAGATATATTTGGGAcgaagaagaaagcaaacaatAAGAAGCAAATTTGTCAAGATCGAGTCGCaaatcgaaaattttaaaagtgtCGTAAAGTTCTAGATACATTGTTACTTTGGAAAAGCGTCCTTCCAAACAATACTTTTTGTAAAATCTACTTATCGTCGCGAAGTCGCGTTTCGGCTATTGCGTGAGAAACGTTTTGTGTAGAGTGCAATCGGAAAGTTGTAAACATTCGGGCAGGATGCGTATAACGCGATATTCGCGTTCAAGCGGCAGAGGGGAGTTTCATCAGCGTATGTTTGGATACCCCTACCAGCGTGGGCGACGCGGTGGCCACAGTTTCCCACAGTTCCGAGAATATCCAAACCCAAGTCAACCCCCCGCTTACAATGCCAATTCTTACT
This window harbors:
- the LOC131289920 gene encoding attractin → MPLEYLQMFVYLLHKSKYRRKCTIAPSVGTVELGRLLLVLLAFSCHLGTTVVSSHGVLAGGSTEINGKCAEVRCMNGGVCKNGTCVCPDGWQGSECQFCGGKVRLTEPSGSIHDGLGNYSIGVKCSWLIDARDHNSVADKVTNGPVRPSVIRLHLEEFATECGWDHLYVYDGDSVESPLLAVFSGLMYRKNFTIRRIPEVFAHSGSALLHFFSDDAYNMSGFNISYQVNACPTNDSSLNCSGNGDCWNGECNCTAGFTGPACNIPRCPRFCSAHLGRGVCDKVQQRCICTPGYTGNDCSQEVALGTWTAIDAGETEGFTPPGSASHVAAVFRDTLYVIAGESYGKAEALLYMYDFNGKVWETAHTESKPTPEMRYGASTVIFGDKIFMYGGVIEGRGVCGELWAFDVSAKVWENITVKSEQCNDTYEMCGPLRSAGHTATLVTNYDQAGGGGKKALTGGGGSAQKMVVIFGHSPQFGYLNTVQEFNFGTREWKIVQTRGYPVKGGYGHSAAYDPLRERIYVYGGIVSESDSSQLLSNKLFSYEPHSRLWKLLEKAPTARFLHTANFVTPGLMMVFGGNTHNDTSHSFGAKCYSRDLMVYDVVCDSWHTQPMPEDLYADLARFGHSAVVFESSLYIYGGFDGQMINDMLKFTPGDCRAFNRSEQCLNARPGVKCVWDIQKSKCLPAASVDRESLFDRDQESFEVCPKESRLVLTQQVLMDYELCSQLTTCQACVSTAYGCMFCGIGNGKGICVKEKCPDVSYTFRADFYPTKALKDCPVNDPCAQLHGCHACTAFSVCHWDYEHSKCQYSGNKSGDALNDACPPACSGLTSCGNCTQEECIWCQNEQRCVDKNAYTASFPYGQCREWTTGSNKCRAASSGKSQCGFYRTCAQCRDDPACGWCDDGSMTGLGRCLPGGDSGAHDEEDCPAQRWHFTHCPSCQCNGHSTCPDSKTCTQPCKDLTVGANCDKCKPGYWGNPVNGGVCQKCECNGQAQYCHSETGKCFCSTKGLAGDHCEKCDATNHYHGDPSRGSCYYDLTIDYQFTFNLSKKEDRHFTQINFRNSPVKPDIDADFSITCSVAARMNITIRTAGGIEKPLFAGVNCSTFRYRFSKAEHHFGIEDNITLTTFYVYVYDFQPPLWIQIAFSQYPKLNLQQFFITFSTCFLLLLVMAAILWKIKQHYDMFRRRQRLFVEMEQMASRPFSQVLVEIESREYNELSPAVENITAAPRKRKKDSPSPIALEPCEGNRAAVLSLLVRLPTGGLQHSPPGQSAGLAVASALVTLGNPRRSSIEHPKEPKTKRKQSQHPDSCI
- the LOC131287270 gene encoding charged multivesicular body protein 3, which encodes MGLFGKSQERNPKDMVQEWSSKLRKESYALDRQIRSIQREEEKIKRSLKEAAKKNEKEVCTILAKELIRSRKATNKIYTSKAHINSVQLQMKNQLATVRVAGSLAKSTEVMQAMQALVKLPEVAGAMREMSKEMMKAGIIEEMIDETMESLEDVEEMEEEAQKEVDNVLWEITAGKLGEAPATPLANPTKEEPSTSRVEEEEDEEEDMKEMQNRLQALRS